TATGATGTGCAATGTGGTGGCTGCCATTCTGAATATCATTCTCGATTACCTCTTTATCTTCCCTTTCGGATGGGGTATGTTCGGTGCAGCCATAGCCAGCGCTATCGGTACTACAGTGGGTGCATTGATAATAGTCATCTACCTTTCCCGTCGCAAATGTGCCTTACGCTTTTACCCTGTAAAACTCACTCGTAAAAGTATGCAGCTGACCCGCCGTAACATAGGATACATGTGCCGTCTGGGGTCTTCTGCATTCCTGTGCGAAGTAGCTATTGCCTGTATGATGTTCGTCGGCAACATCGTATTTATCCATTATTTGCAGGAAGAAGGTGTAGCAGCGTTCAGCATCGCATGTTACTTCTTTCCTATTATATTTATGGTGTACAATGCCATTGCACAATCTGCCCAGCCCATTATCAGCTATAACCACGGACTACATGAAACAGCTCGCGTCCGCCGTGCCTACTTGCTGGCGCTGAAAACAGCTGTCGGTTGCGGTACTATTTTTGCCTTCATAACCGCCCTGTTCAGCTCAGAGATTGTTTCCATGTTCATCGACCGCAGTTATCCGGCCTATGAGATAGCCAGTAAGGGGCTTCCTTTGTATGCTACCGGCTTCATTTTCTTTGCCATCAATATCGTATCTATCGGATACTTCCAAAGTGTGGAACGGGCACGCTATGCTACTATCATTACCTTATTACGTGGGTTCGTCCTACTAACGGCCTGCTTCTTTGGACTTCCCCTGCTCTTTGGTAATCCGAGTATTTGGCTGGCAACTCCCTTAGCAGAGTTACTAACCACCCTTTTCATTCTTATCATTTATATAAAAGCGAAAAGGGAGCGCAAAAAAATATAGTATCTTTGCCACATGGAAACGATGATAAAGAAATTTTGCCAAAGATACAGACTTCCGGAAAAAAGCCTGCATGAACTTTTGTCACACATGACAGAATATCATTTCGGCAAAGGAGAGTTAATAGTGAAAGAGGGAGAACGGAATACCAACTTCTACATTCTTAAGAAAGGTATTTGGCGTGCTTATTATATGATAGACGGAACAGAAAGTTCTCTCTGGTTTGCCGGAACAGGTGAAATAGGCTTTTCATCCTGGGGATATGTCAATAATGAAATTTCACAGGTAAACATCGAATCTGTGAATAAAAGTACTGCTTACTGTATTGCCAAACCGGATTTAGAAGAGCTCTTCAATAGTTCCATAGAGTTATCCAACTTCGGTCGGAAAATCTTTGAACAGGAAATTCTATTCATTGACAGCTACACATTGTCATATAGTACTCCAAGTGCCACAGAGCGTTATCTAACCTTGATGGAAGAGAACCCGGAATTATTGCAATATGTTCCATTGAAACACCTGGCATCGTATCTATACATTACTCCACAGTCATTGAGCAGAATACGGGCAGGATTAAAAAGAAGAAGATAACCCCATAGGGCCATTATAGGTTTAACCACTTCTTCACCCTATCAACTCCATACCCGAACCGTATCAAGTCCGTACCTGCTCCGTACATTCTCCACTCAGAGGTACCTTTATACGGAGAAGGTACGGACTTGATATGTTTCAGGTATGAATCGGACACCATGAAAAAAAGATATAAAACAGTACTCATATGGATATAAATCAGATTATTGATCATATAGGCAAACTCCCGGAAGCGTCAAAGAATACGCTAAAAGAGATTATTTCTGAGGTTACTTATCCCAAAGGACACATTTTATTTAAAGCAGATAAAGTGGAAACCAAGGTATATTTCATCAAGAAAGGTATTGTCCGCGCTTATACAGAGTTAGCTGACAACGAGATTACATTCTGGTTCGGACGTGAAGGCGACACAGTAGTTTCAATGAAAAGCTATGTATCCAACCAAAGAGGCTATGAAAATATAGAGCTTCTGGAAGAATGTGAACTATATGAAATGAAGAAACAATCCTTGCATGAACTATTCGGCAAAGACATACACATTGCTAATTGGGGAAGAGAATTTGCAGAACAGGAACTGCTAAAAACAGAGGAAAGATTTATCGGCAGACAATTCAAAACATCTCTGGAACGTTATAGGGACCTGATGAATCACACTCCTGATCTGTTGCAAAGAGTACAATTAGGCTATATAGCTTCTTATCTCGGCATCACCCAAGTCAGCTTAAGCCGTATCCGGGCCAAATTCAGGTAAATCACTTTTTATCATTTGTTAAATAACAAGTCAAAACAATTCATGAACTTTGCACACAAAAAATAAAAGTTATGAGTTGGATATATTTGATTGTAGCCGGGTTGTTCGAAGTAGCATTTACATCATGCATGGGCAAGGTAAAAGAAACAACAGGCAGTGAAATGTACTGGTGGTTCACCGGTTTCTTAATATCGATGAGTATCAGTATGTTTTTACTGATAAAAGCAACCCAAGCCCTGCCTATTGGTACGGCTTATGCCGTATGGACAGGAATAGGTGCAGTGGGAACTGTATTAGCAGGCATACTGATATTCAAAGAGCCTGCTACCGTATGGAGATTACTTTTCATTGTAACGTTGATCGGTTCGATCATCGGTTTAAAAGTTGTTTCTCATTAAAATTAAAAAACGGGATGTCAATTAGATATTGACATCCCGTTTTGCTATATCCAGTTTTTACGGATTACTTCTTCACCAACACCATCACCAGCGTATTGTCTGCATCATAAAGCCCGATACCACCGCCGGCCAGTTTACCGAAAGACTTTACTTCATTCAGCGCTTTCATCACACGGCCTTCTACTTCCATATCCGGACAAGCCATCATCGTACTGATAAGCTGCGGGAAAGAGATAGCAGAGGAATTCTCATTATCTGCAACAAATCCACCGTTAATAAGATTACAACCGGCATTACCATGTATTCTCTTCTCTGAAAGATTAAATTCAATGAACGGTTGCTTCTCCATACCTTCGGGAATGGCCTGGCCACCGGCTTCAGAAATCATCCACTTACCACTCAAATCTGATAATTTCACTGTAGGGGCTTTCTTTTGTAATACAATAATAGGACGATTGGACGAACCGCACAAGGCTATGTTCTCTTTGCCCAGTTTTTTATATTTCTTCACTTGTCCTAAAGCAGACAAAACGTTTTGTTCCAGGCTCATATCCGGACAAGCCATGCGTGTGCTTGCCATGGCACCGAGATCAATTGTACCGGGTTTAGCATTCACATCAAACGAACCCATCATACGATTGCAACCACTGTTACCGAATACTTTTCCGGTATTTGTATCAAAACCGATAAAAGGGAATTCCTGATTAGGAGCAGGCACTACAGCAGCACCATTTATTTCAATAATATTCCATTCACCATTGATGAAAGATAAGGTCGCAGCATCCTTGGACGAGCGACAAGATGACAGAGCTACCAAAGCCCCTGCCATACAGAGAGAAACTAAAACTTTCTTCATTGTTATTCGTTGTTTAAGTTAATTTTGCGGGGCAAATATATACAAAATAACCCAAATACAAGCAGTTTGTTTAGAAATAGAAGCTTTTTTTGAAAAGTATTTAGTGGGATTTTAATGTTTATCTGCGAATTAAATCCTATATTTGCTCACCATAAAAAAAGAGGTTCCCTGATGAGGGAAACGTACTTTTTATCATGAAATGGAGACGGAAAGATTCCGTCCTTTAGTTTATAATTTGTAACTCGTAATTTGTTATTAAAAGAAATGGGTAAAGTTCTTATTATCGGTGCAGGCGGTGTAGGTACCGTCGTTGCGCACAAGGTGGCTCAAAATCCGGATGTATTCACTGAGATTATGATTGCCAGCCGCACAAAGTCCAAATGCGACGCTATCGTAAAAGCAATCGGTAACCCTAACATCCGGACCGCACAGGTGGATGCCGACAATGTGGATGAACTGGTAGCTCTCTTTAATAGCTTCAAACCCGAAATTGTCATAAACGTAGCACTCCCTTATCAGGATCTTACCATTATGGAAGCTTGCCTCAAAAGTGGAGTTAATTACCTGGACACTGCCAACTATGAACCGAAAGATGTGGCTCACTTTGAATACAGTTGGCAATGGGCATACAAGAAACATTTTGAGGATGCCGGACTGACCGCTATCCTGGGTTGCGGTTTCGACCCGGGTGTAAGTGGTATTTATACTGCCTACGCCGCCAAGCATTATTTTGATGAAATGCAGTATCTGGATATTGTAGACTGTAATGCGGGCAATCATCACAAGGCATTTGCCACGAATTTCAATCCGGAAATCAACATCCGTGAGATCACACAGAACGGACGTTATTACGAAAATGGAGAATGGGTAACTACTCAACCTCTGGAAATCCATAAAGATCTGACATACCCGAATATCGGGCCACGTGACTCTTATCTTTTATATCACGAAGAACTGGAATCTTTGGTGAAAAACTTCCCAACCATTAAACGTGCACGTTTCTGGATGACTTTCGGTCAGGAATATCTGACTCATCTGCGAGTAATCCAAAATATTGGTATGGCGCGCATCGACGAAGTGGATTATAACGGAGTGAAGATTGTTCCGTTGCAATTCCTGAAAGCCGTATTGCCCAACCCGCAAGACCTGGGCGAAAATTACGAAGGAGAAACCTCCATCGGTTGCCGTATCCGTGGTCTGAAAGATGGTAAAGAACGCACTTACTATGTTTACAATAATTGCAGCCATCAGGAAGCCTATAAGGAAACCGGCATGCAAGGAGTTAGCTATACAACAGGTGTTCCTGCCATGATAGGTGCCATGATGTTCCTCAAAGGACTATGGAAGAAGCCGGGGGTATGGAACGTGGAAGAGTTTAATCCGGACCCGTTCATGGAACAACTAAACAAACAAGGATTGCCGTGGCATGAGGTGTTTGATAAAGATTTGGAAGTATAAACTAAATGAAGAACTAGAAATGAAGAATTCAGCTGCACGGTGAAAGCATACCAAAAGGAAATTCTTCATTCTTCATTTTTAATTTAATTATAGATTATGCAAGTCGGAGATAAAGCGCCCGAAGTACTGGGCATCAATGAAAAAGGCGAAGAAATCCGCCTCAGCGACTATAAAGGAAAAAAGACAGTTCTTTATTTCTATCCTAAAGATATGACTTCGGGATGTACGGCACAGGCCTGCAACCTGCGTGATAACTATTCTGAGCTACGCAAAGCCGGTTACGAGGTAATTGGCGTAAGCGTGGATAATGAAAAGTCGCACCAGAAATTTATAGAGAAAAATAATCTACCTTTTCCACTGATTGCAGATACGGACAAGAAACTCGTAGAACAGTTCGGAGTATGGGGAGAAAAGAGTATGTACGGACGTAAGTATATGGGTACTTTCCGCACCACCTTCATTATAAACGAAGAAGGGGTGATAGAGCGGATTATCACGCCGAAGGAAGTAAAAACCAAAGACCACGCCGCACAAATCCTATAATTTACGATTTGACTATTTACGATTTACGATTAAAGGTAACTCTTGTAAGGTAAACGGAAATCCCAAATTGCTAAATAGACTAATTTAAATCGTAATTCGTAAATTTGTAAATCGTAAATAAACTAATTTGAATCGTAATTCATAAAATCGTAAACATAAAGATGGCAAAGAAAGACGAACTTAATTTTGAGAACGAAAATAAAATAGCACCAAGCGAAAAGCTGAAAGCTTTGCAGGCAGCTATGGACAAGATAGAAAAGAGCTTCGGCAAGGGTTCTATCATGAAAATGGGAGACGAAAGCGTCGAACAAGTAGAAGTAATCCCCACGGGCTCTATCGGACTGAATGTAGCACTCGGCGTTGGCGGCTATCCCCGCGGACGTATCATTGAAATTTATGGTCCGGAATCTTCCGGTAAAACGACTCTGGCTATCCATGCCATTGCCGAAGCACAAAAAGCAGGGGGCATTGCAGCATTCATTGATGCAGAACATGCATTCGACCGTTTCTATGCTGCCAAGTTGGGTGTAGATGTAGACAACCTATTGATTTCTCAACCTGACAACGGGGAACAAGCTCTGGAAATTGCAGAACAGCTGATCCGTTCTTCTGCAATCGATATTATCGTTGTGGACTCTGTAGCTGCCCTGACTCCAAAAGCAGAAATCGAAGGTGACATGGGTGACAATAAGGTTGGTTTGCAGGCACGTTTGATGTCTCAGGCATTGCGTAAACTGACAGCAGCCGTAAGCAAGACACGTACCACATGTATCTTCATCAATCAGCTGCGTGAAAAGATTGGCGTTATGTTTGGTAATCCTGAAACAACTACTGGTGGTAATGCCTTGAAGTTCTATGCTTCGGTACGTCTGGATATTCGCGGAAGCCAGGCTATCAAGAACGGTGACGAAGTATTAGGCAAGCAGACTAAAGTAAAAGTAGTAAAGAACAAAGTGGCACCTCCTTTCCGTAGAGCAGAATTTGATATCATGTTCGGTGAAGGTATTTCCCGCGCCGGTGAAATCATTGATTTGGGTGCAGATTTAGGTATCATCAAGAAAAGCGGTTCCTGGTTCAGCTATAATGAAACGAAACTGGCACAGGGACGTGATGCAGCCAAACAAGTGGTTGCCGATAATCCGGAACTGGCAGAAGAACTGGAAGGATTGATTTTCGAAGCACTTAGAAAGGACAAATAATTTCACAATAAAGGGGGAACCGGAATCGGCTCCCCCTTTTCAACAAACTATTTACACCTACCAGCAGATGGCCTCATTCTAGGTCTTCCAAACGCTTTTCAAGCATCTCCATGCTTTCCTCAAATCGTTTCCAGGTATCAGCATCCATCTGTTTCTTTAAATATTCGCTATCTTTCAACTTACCTAAGTCTTTCAAACTTTTCAATCCTTTCAGGCTTTCCAGACTTTTTAAGCTTTCCAGACTCTTTAAACCTTCCAAGCCTTGTAAACCCTCTAATCCTTGCAGACCCTCTAATCCTTGCAGACCATTCAAAACGCCCAAATCGGCCAAATCAAGAGTACCATCTACGATACGATATACATTCCCTCCCTCATTCATACTTGTATTCTGATACATCATGATATTCTGAATATCCTTTAAAGTCATTTCGCCTTCCAGATAAACAAACTTCAAGTTGGCAGCACCATCAATAATCATAATCAGCTCTTTTACTTTATCCCCTTTCCTATTGATATAAAATTCGGAACTGGATACGGTGCCTTTCTGCTTCATCAGCAACTCATACTTAGAGGACTGCACCAATGCACGCAAATCCTTACGCATGTCTTTCTTGATATTGCTATCCATCGTAGAAAGAATCTGCACACAATCCAATTTACCGGATACCTTTCCTATATAGATATCTTTCGTGAACAGGTTAGGATTCATTTCAATCATCGCCTTTGAGATATAAACGGAGGAGACGCCCTTCATATCATTGTAGGTGTTGAATATATTTTTCTGCGCCTGGCAGAGCAGGGGTAACATCAGCAACACACCTGCCAATAAAATCTTGTTGAGTTTCATAATCATTTATCTTTGTATTTCTTTTTTTATTTCCTGATTTACTTTCTTCATATCAACCTGCGTCTCCTTCACCTGAGCAATGCCTTGGTTCAAATTGGTAGAAACTTCCATTAAAGTAGCTTGCAGCACCTGATAAGCTTCTTCCGGATCAGAGAATGTATCTTGCGGTGTAGGAGGACACACCCCTCTTCCGAGATTTTCGACCCCATACCCTATACCGATAATCACCAATATGGTAGCTGCAACACTTCCAATCCAGCGCCAGTTGCGTTTGGACTTGTTAGGACTGAAGAACCTTTGCTCTTCCTCAGCCTTTTCATCAATCAGCAGGCTTAGTTTATCCCCCAGCCCCGCAGGAACTTCCACATCTCTATCTGCGTCTTGATAAAGGCTAAGAAAAATTTCTTTATCCTTCTGCAGATGTTCAGGTACTTCCGTTGTTCTGAAATAATCTCTCAACGCCTCTTCCTGGCTCTCGGTAGTGTTCCCCTCGTAAAACTCGGTGAGCAGCCTTTCAATTTCCTCGACTTTCATAGTTATTCCATTTATTAAATTCCTCACGTATTCTTTTCCTTGCCCGGGACAGCAGTACACGGACATTTGTAGAATTCAACCCGGTCACTTGTTCTATCTCTTCGTAAGAGCATCCTTTGACGTCACGCAGGTTCACAATCCGTTGCTGCTGTTCGGGCAAGTGGGCGATGATATCTTTTACTTGCCGTACTTCGTCGCGCACTTCCAAGTTATCACTTTGAGAAACATCCTGCGCAGCAGTTAATTCTACCGTCTGCCTGGATAAGACATATTTTCCTGAACGAAGCAAATCAAAGCACATATTCTTAACCAAAGTGACACTGAACGCTTCCGGATTGCTGATAACCGTCAATCCTTCTCGCTTATCCCATAGCTTCAGATAGGCTTCCTGAACCAGATCCTCCGCATCGGCCGCATTCTCCAGTAGCCGATAGGCTACACAGTACAGCTTGCGGTGGTAAGGCAGAAACTCATTTTTAAAACTTTCAGCATCCATGGGCTTTTTCTGTATCTCAATCCTGTTATTTTTTGTATCTATTTGTTAGACGTAAAGGAACGGAACTTTGTTACAAAGGAAATGAATTTTATAAAAAAAATGCGGCAAAAGAAAAAAACTTCTGCCGCACACCTTATTAATAAGTGGTTTCTTTAGAACCAATAAATATATGCCAGAGTACTTACGCTGATTGCAATCCATAGCAACACACCCTGAATAAGCGGTTTGATGCCCACTGCCTTTAATACATCACGTGAAAGGGAAGCTCCAATAAAGAACAGAGTGATAGTCAATGTCTTTCTGGCTAAACTATTAATTCCCTCTCCTATCATAATTCCGGTTTCCGAGGAACTCAGCACATACGTATTGAATACCATAGCCAGAATGAAGAAGAAAATAAACCAAGGAATACTGATTTTCTGTCCCTTACCTTTAAAGACGAAAGAAGTAATCAATGCCAGAGGAATAATCCACAAAGCACGTGTCAATTTAATAGTAGTAGCAATTTGAAGAGCTTCTTCGCCATAAGCAGCACCGGCACCCACTACAGAACTCGTATCATGTATAGCAATTGCTGCCCATGTTCCAAATTCCTGCTGGCTCATATCCAAGGCATGACCTATAACAGGAAAGATAAACAATGCGATAGCATTCAGAATAAAGATAGTTCCTAATGCTACGGACATCTCTGTATCTTTCGCTCTCAGCACAGGACCTACTGCTGCAATGGCACTACCGCCACAGATAGCCGTGCCGGAACTGATAAGATAGGAAGTGTCACGATCTACCTTTAAAAATTTACGACCGATAAACCAACCGATAAGCATGGTACCCACTACTGAAATAACTGTGAACTCCATTCCTTCTTTACCGGAAGCCAGAGATGCCTGGAGATTCATTCCGAAACCTAGTCCTACCACTGAATATTGCAAAAGATATTTAGATACTTTCTTATTGAACTTTGGATGTGCCTGCCCACTCGACAAAGCAAATATTAATCCCAGGAACAAAGCGACAGGAGGTGTCACCCAAGTAGAATAACCGGGAATATAATCCAATAATAAGAAAACCGATAAAAGCACTACTAAAGACACATAAGTAATTTTGTTCTTCCGTTGAAGATATGCCAGAGTGCTTACACTCGCAGTTTGAATTGAAGCCATAATTTTTCTTGTATATCAATATTTATATTATTTCTGTTTCCGGGTGCAAAGGTAGGCTTCTTTACCTATATACACCAATTGTATCTATTTATGTGCTATAACTTGTTGTTATGGTGTGTAGCAAACTGCATAAAGACTTGGGAGAGTCCACTCTCCTGCCCCTGGGGTTGTGCAAAACTAAATTCACGAAGCATAGCCATATCTTTTATTTCGACAACACGCAACTGTCCGGCATAAAGTTCACGGGTAATGGAACGAATGGAAACAATACCCATACAATCAGTATGTTCCAAAAAAAGTTTAATGCTTTCCGTACTGCCCAGATACATTAAAACCTGAAGAGACGATAACTTTATATTATGTTGCAATAATGCCCTCTCAAAAACATCCAATGTACCCGATCCCCTTTCACGAAGCACCAAAGGAATATGAAGCAGTTCTTCGGGAGTAATTTCTTCACCGACCTGCAGTTTACTTCCCGTGCGTATCACAGCCACCAGCTCATCTTCAAGAAAAGTGGTGTATTTCAAATTGGGTAAGCGGAAAACGCCCTCCACCAATCCCAGGTCTATGCGGTGTTCCTGTAAAGCAGCTTCTATCTCGCGTGAATTACCATTCATCAGCGAAAGGTTTACTTGCGGGAATTTCTTAATGAAGCTGGCAAGTAATGGCGGCAAGACGTATTGAGCAATTGTAGTACTGGCCCCCAAACGCAGTTCTCCCGTATATTCGTTATGCAGCAGATGCATTTCATATTCCAGTCGCTTATAATCTTCCAGAATACGCCCACAATGCTCCAGCAGCAACTTACCAGCTTCCGTCAAACTGATTTTACTACCTTGCCTATCAAACAGACGCGCCTGATAGGTACTCTCCAATTCTTGTATATGCTTTGTAATGGCAGGCTGACTGACAAACAACTCTTGCGAAGCTTTCGTGAAACTCAGATTCTTCGCCACAGATTGAAATACTTTTAATCGAAAATCAGACACGGAGTTAGTGATTAAGGATTAATAATAGATGATTAAAACAGAACTATTCCAATTCTTCGGCTTTAACGCCTAACGCACGCATCATGGAATAACCCAATAAATCCCACTTACAACCAAGAGGATGAGCAGGTTCATCCATATTGAAAAGGAATACTTCTTTCGATTTTTCCGAATCAGCTTCCCTTAGATGCTCCTCAAGAACCTCCATAAGTTTAGCACCATAATCATCTATAAACGGAACCAGCATGAGACGCTTCACATCAGCAGAATCGAGTGCTATATTCAGCAGATCAAGATAGAGATTCGCCCGGGAAACAAGTCCCTCAGAAGATACAGAAGTGAATGAAAACTCACCTAACTGATTCGTAAATCCCACCCCATTTAAGTCTTTATTTAAATCTGCGGGATCACAATGAAGCAATTTATCAGTCTGCCCATCATGTACAAAAAGTACCCCGATATTGTTTTCTTTATCGCGAACACCAGAATCGAGTGCCAGATAAGAAGCCCATTCTTCCACATAGATATTCTGCAAGGGACGTCCCAGCTGCAATTCAAAGTATCTCTTTAAGTCCTTAACCACATCATTGAAATATGCTACATCCACCAGTATCACATTCTCTGCGAACTTTACATCTTCTGCCATAATATATTCTATTCTATTTTTGAGGGATAAAGATACGATAATCCTTTTAACCCAGCATGAAAACTATTCAAAAATTTCCCGATATGAGCTAAATAAAAAGTTGAAATTCACTCTTTTATATTTACATCCGACTCAAGACGTTATTTGAGGTACCCTCAGTCGTTATGCAAGGGTATCTCAGTCGTTAAGTGAGGGTGCCTCAGTCGTTATGTGAGGGTACCTCAGTCGTTATGTTAGGCGCCCTCTTTTTAAGCACCTGATATACAACATGCTATAAATTGATATTTTTAACTTTTTCCCAAAAAATCGAAATCTTCGAACAGAAAGGAATAGTAATTTATCTTTAAATTCATAACTAACTATGCACTTTTGAAGTAACCTTACCGCTATCTCATCTTAGTTTCGGCAAAAGTTATATAAATCCCGCAATACTATACAGACATTTTGTCATTACCACCCATTTATTAACTGTAATTTTGTCACAAATAGGCTATTGGCAAATCTTTTGCGCCCGTTTAGGTGTTATTGAAAATGAAAAATAGAAAGGAGATATAAGATATGAACTTTAACAATTTTACCATTAAATCGCAAGAGGCTGTGCAAGAAGCACTGAACCTGGCCAAAAGCCGTGGACAGCAAGCCATCGAACCGGTTCATGTGATGCAGGGAGTAATGAAGGTAGGCGAAAACGTCACTAACTTCAT
The nucleotide sequence above comes from Bacteroides intestinalis DSM 17393. Encoded proteins:
- a CDS encoding Crp/Fnr family transcriptional regulator; translated protein: METMIKKFCQRYRLPEKSLHELLSHMTEYHFGKGELIVKEGERNTNFYILKKGIWRAYYMIDGTESSLWFAGTGEIGFSSWGYVNNEISQVNIESVNKSTAYCIAKPDLEELFNSSIELSNFGRKIFEQEILFIDSYTLSYSTPSATERYLTLMEENPELLQYVPLKHLASYLYITPQSLSRIRAGLKRRR
- a CDS encoding Crp/Fnr family transcriptional regulator, translated to MDINQIIDHIGKLPEASKNTLKEIISEVTYPKGHILFKADKVETKVYFIKKGIVRAYTELADNEITFWFGREGDTVVSMKSYVSNQRGYENIELLEECELYEMKKQSLHELFGKDIHIANWGREFAEQELLKTEERFIGRQFKTSLERYRDLMNHTPDLLQRVQLGYIASYLGITQVSLSRIRAKFR
- a CDS encoding DMT family transporter, whose translation is MSWIYLIVAGLFEVAFTSCMGKVKETTGSEMYWWFTGFLISMSISMFLLIKATQALPIGTAYAVWTGIGAVGTVLAGILIFKEPATVWRLLFIVTLIGSIIGLKVVSH
- a CDS encoding META domain-containing protein, with product MKKVLVSLCMAGALVALSSCRSSKDAATLSFINGEWNIIEINGAAVVPAPNQEFPFIGFDTNTGKVFGNSGCNRMMGSFDVNAKPGTIDLGAMASTRMACPDMSLEQNVLSALGQVKKYKKLGKENIALCGSSNRPIIVLQKKAPTVKLSDLSGKWMISEAGGQAIPEGMEKQPFIEFNLSEKRIHGNAGCNLINGGFVADNENSSAISFPQLISTMMACPDMEVEGRVMKALNEVKSFGKLAGGGIGLYDADNTLVMVLVKK
- a CDS encoding saccharopine dehydrogenase family protein: MGKVLIIGAGGVGTVVAHKVAQNPDVFTEIMIASRTKSKCDAIVKAIGNPNIRTAQVDADNVDELVALFNSFKPEIVINVALPYQDLTIMEACLKSGVNYLDTANYEPKDVAHFEYSWQWAYKKHFEDAGLTAILGCGFDPGVSGIYTAYAAKHYFDEMQYLDIVDCNAGNHHKAFATNFNPEINIREITQNGRYYENGEWVTTQPLEIHKDLTYPNIGPRDSYLLYHEELESLVKNFPTIKRARFWMTFGQEYLTHLRVIQNIGMARIDEVDYNGVKIVPLQFLKAVLPNPQDLGENYEGETSIGCRIRGLKDGKERTYYVYNNCSHQEAYKETGMQGVSYTTGVPAMIGAMMFLKGLWKKPGVWNVEEFNPDPFMEQLNKQGLPWHEVFDKDLEV
- the bcp gene encoding thioredoxin-dependent thiol peroxidase, whose amino-acid sequence is MQVGDKAPEVLGINEKGEEIRLSDYKGKKTVLYFYPKDMTSGCTAQACNLRDNYSELRKAGYEVIGVSVDNEKSHQKFIEKNNLPFPLIADTDKKLVEQFGVWGEKSMYGRKYMGTFRTTFIINEEGVIERIITPKEVKTKDHAAQIL
- the recA gene encoding recombinase RecA; translated protein: MAKKDELNFENENKIAPSEKLKALQAAMDKIEKSFGKGSIMKMGDESVEQVEVIPTGSIGLNVALGVGGYPRGRIIEIYGPESSGKTTLAIHAIAEAQKAGGIAAFIDAEHAFDRFYAAKLGVDVDNLLISQPDNGEQALEIAEQLIRSSAIDIIVVDSVAALTPKAEIEGDMGDNKVGLQARLMSQALRKLTAAVSKTRTTCIFINQLREKIGVMFGNPETTTGGNALKFYASVRLDIRGSQAIKNGDEVLGKQTKVKVVKNKVAPPFRRAEFDIMFGEGISRAGEIIDLGADLGIIKKSGSWFSYNETKLAQGRDAAKQVVADNPELAEELEGLIFEALRKDK
- a CDS encoding DUF4252 domain-containing protein: MKLNKILLAGVLLMLPLLCQAQKNIFNTYNDMKGVSSVYISKAMIEMNPNLFTKDIYIGKVSGKLDCVQILSTMDSNIKKDMRKDLRALVQSSKYELLMKQKGTVSSSEFYINRKGDKVKELIMIIDGAANLKFVYLEGEMTLKDIQNIMMYQNTSMNEGGNVYRIVDGTLDLADLGVLNGLQGLEGLQGLEGLQGLEGLKSLESLKSLESLKGLKSLKDLGKLKDSEYLKKQMDADTWKRFEESMEMLEKRLEDLE
- a CDS encoding RNA polymerase sigma factor, coding for MDAESFKNEFLPYHRKLYCVAYRLLENAADAEDLVQEAYLKLWDKREGLTVISNPEAFSVTLVKNMCFDLLRSGKYVLSRQTVELTAAQDVSQSDNLEVRDEVRQVKDIIAHLPEQQQRIVNLRDVKGCSYEEIEQVTGLNSTNVRVLLSRARKRIREEFNKWNNYESRGN
- a CDS encoding YeiH family protein, yielding MASIQTASVSTLAYLQRKNKITYVSLVVLLSVFLLLDYIPGYSTWVTPPVALFLGLIFALSSGQAHPKFNKKVSKYLLQYSVVGLGFGMNLQASLASGKEGMEFTVISVVGTMLIGWFIGRKFLKVDRDTSYLISSGTAICGGSAIAAVGPVLRAKDTEMSVALGTIFILNAIALFIFPVIGHALDMSQQEFGTWAAIAIHDTSSVVGAGAAYGEEALQIATTIKLTRALWIIPLALITSFVFKGKGQKISIPWFIFFFILAMVFNTYVLSSSETGIMIGEGINSLARKTLTITLFFIGASLSRDVLKAVGIKPLIQGVLLWIAISVSTLAYIYWF
- a CDS encoding LysR family transcriptional regulator; protein product: MSDFRLKVFQSVAKNLSFTKASQELFVSQPAITKHIQELESTYQARLFDRQGSKISLTEAGKLLLEHCGRILEDYKRLEYEMHLLHNEYTGELRLGASTTIAQYVLPPLLASFIKKFPQVNLSLMNGNSREIEAALQEHRIDLGLVEGVFRLPNLKYTTFLEDELVAVIRTGSKLQVGEEITPEELLHIPLVLRERGSGTLDVFERALLQHNIKLSSLQVLMYLGSTESIKLFLEHTDCMGIVSIRSITRELYAGQLRVVEIKDMAMLREFSFAQPQGQESGLSQVFMQFATHHNNKL
- a CDS encoding DUF6621 family protein — encoded protein: MAEDVKFAENVILVDVAYFNDVVKDLKRYFELQLGRPLQNIYVEEWASYLALDSGVRDKENNIGVLFVHDGQTDKLLHCDPADLNKDLNGVGFTNQLGEFSFTSVSSEGLVSRANLYLDLLNIALDSADVKRLMLVPFIDDYGAKLMEVLEEHLREADSEKSKEVFLFNMDEPAHPLGCKWDLLGYSMMRALGVKAEELE